GGAACACCACGACATCCCCTGGACGTGCTTGCTCGCTCAGGTGCTCTAGAAACGCGGACTCAATGGCTTGGCGAGTGGCTTGGCGATCGGTCAGCGTCAGGATATCGCGATCGCTAAACCCGAACCGATGCACCAACAACTCTCGCTGCAACTCCACATCGGTCACACATCCCGCCAAGGCCGAGCTGCGAGTGGCAGTCCGGTGATACAGACTGTCCGAATATTGGTTAATGCCGACCAGTAAGGCTAACTTTCGGGCGGTGGGTGCCGCCAAAGCTTGAGAGTAGCGATCGCTCAGTCGCAACAACCCCGCTTCACTCATGCCTAAGGCTGCCAAGGTTAAGCCAGCTTGTTGCAAAAAAGCTCGCCGCTTCAATCCCATGCCTTTGTTTCCCCTACGGCTATCTAGATCTCACGTAAAAATGCTCTTTTGATCCTAGATGGATTTTGGGGCACCTATGTGCCGCAGCCTCACAATTGACGTCGGCTGTAGCTGGGAGAATCCAGCCTTAACGACTGCCAGTATAAACGAAAAATAGGGATGCACTGCTGTACGCCCCTACACAAGGTTAATCAATGAGTCTGCAATGAGTCGGCAATTAGCTTGCAACGCTTACGCTTCGACGGGGACTCGCATGGCCCGCGCTAGCTCAGCCGCTACTTCGGGGCGAGAGAATTCGGGGGGTGGCAATTCACCGCGACGTAGCATCTCGCGGACTTTGGTGCCAGAGAGGTGAACTCGCTCCGCAGGAGAACTGGGGCTAGTTTTGGTCGTCGCCATACCCTGCGTGCGAGTGCAGTAGAAAGCATGCTCAAACTTCATCGGAGTGATGCCCAACTCATCGGGTTCAAACTCATCAAAGATGTGCTGAGCATCGTAGGTGCCGTAGTAGTCACCAACTCCAGCATGGTCACGGCCCACAATAAAGTGGGTGCAGCCGTAGTTCTTCCGCAACAGGGCATGGAAGATTGCTTCGCGAGGGCCAGCGTAACGCATGGCAGCAGGGTTAATCGCCAAAATCACCCGATCTTGAGGATAGTAGTGCTCCAAAATAATTTCGTAGCAGCGCATCCGCACATCTGCGGCGATGTCATCTTCCTTCGTAGCACCAACAAGGGGATGCAAGAACAGACCATCCACTGTTTCCATCGCACACTTTTGAATGTATTCGTGAGCGCGGTGGATAGGGTTGCGGGTTTGGAAGCCCACAATAGTCTTCCAGCCCTTTTCCTTAAACATGGCCCGTGATGCGGCAGGGTCAATTTGGTATTGGGGGAACAGAGGGTGCGACTCTCGTTGCAGCAACCATACTGGCCCCGCTAAGTTCACTGGCCCTTGGTTGTAAACCACCTTCACGCCGGGATGCTTTTCGTCATCGGTGCGGTAGACGTTGATGGCTTCGTGGGCTTTGTCGTAGGTATATTTCTGCGTCAGCTCCAGCACGCCAATAAATTGGCCTTGGGGATTGTCTAGGCGAACCAAGCTACCTTCCTGCAAAGGTGCTGCAACTTCTTCGGTGACAGACAGGGTGATGGGAATCGACCAAGGCAACCCATTGGCTAGGCGCATGTTCTCGACCACATTAATGTAGTCGGCTTGTTCCATAAAACCAGTCAGAGGACTAAAGCCACCAATGGCAATCAATTCCAGATCGGAGGTGGCTCGCTCATCGAGTTGGACACGAGGCAAAGAGTCCGCTTTTTCTAGAAAGGTTTGTTTTTGCTCTGGCGTAACGATGCGATTGATCAGGTGGCCGCCGTGGGGTGCAATGCCGTCTGAATGGTGACTCAAGATAATTCCCTCTTCCTGGTTAGCTCAACGAGAAAATTGTTAATTTTTTCTAATTTTTATCCTACCTTTCCCCGGTACCTCTGTGCGAATTTGAGCAATTGCTCTTGGAGCGATCGCACTTTGCTTCGTCAAGAAATTGACACATTGGTTGACCTCTCCCCCGTCCCCTCTCCTACTAGGAGAGGGGTGCCGAAAGGCGGGGTGAGGTTTGTTCATCTTAGGAATTGGCAGTTTCTAAAGGCTCGATGATGCCGCCACCGAGCAACACCTCTCCGTCGTACCAGACCGCAGCTTGACCGGGGGTGATACTAAACTGGGGATCATCAAACACCAGCTTGACGCGATCGCTTCCGTCCTGAGTTTCTAGCGGGATCACCGTTACTGGAACCGCAGGCGATCGATAGCGAATCTGGACTTCCGCGCGAATCGGAGCGGTGGGGGCTGCGATCGCTACCCAATTCACTCGATGCACCGTGCATTCTGGGTTCTGTGCTTCTGTGCGCTCGCCCACAATGACTCGATTTCGCCCCGCATCTAGGCCAATGACATATAGGGGGTGAGCGGCAGCAATGCCCAAGCCTTTGCGCTGACCAATCGTGTAGTGGTGTACACCTTCATGCTGGCCCAAGACTTGCCCTGCTTGATCGACAATGTCGCCTTTTTGCGGCGTGATGTACTGATCCAAAAACTTCTGCATCGAGCCATGTGCTTCAATCAAGCATAGATCTTGGCTTTCAGGCTTTTCAGCAGTGTAGAGACCCAACTCGGCGGCAAGGCGACGGGTTTCGGTTTTAGGGTGTTCGCCTAGCGGAAATAGTACGCCTGCTAGAATTTCTTGGCTCAGGTCATACAAGAAATAGGTTTGGTCTTTGCTGCGATCGACGGCTCGGCGCAGTTGATAGCGTCCGGTGGTTTCGTCCACAGTAATTCGAGCATAGTGTCCTGTGGCAATGCGATCGATGCCAAAGTTTTCACGGGCATACTGGAGCATCGGCCCAAACTTCACGGCTTTGTTGCATTGTGAGCAAGGCAGCGGTGTGATTCCAGCGCTGTAACCAGACACTAAGTAATCAATAATGTAGGTTTGAAAGGTGTCTCGAATATCTACGATGTGGTGCGGAATTTCTAACTGTTCGCAAATTCGGGCAGCGTCCACCATGCCCTCAGAGCAGCATTGGCCTTTCCCCTTCATCAGCCACAGGGTCATGCCAACAACTTCATAGCCTTGCTGGTGGAGGATGGCGGCTGTAACGGAACTATCAACTCCACCGGAGAGTCCTACCACAACTTTATTCATGGACTGCAAATACTGCCGCAACATATAAGCTAACTCTCCTAGGCTAACATTCTCTCGCCCCGAGCTTGTCAAGAGATAGAGCTTTTTCCGTGCTACACTAACCGCAAATTTTTATCGCCGAAAGTATTAGGAAATATTAATAGGGTTGCGATCGCTATGACCATTCATTCAGGCAAGAAATCTCAGAAATCTAATCAAAAACCTCAACGATGCTTGGTTGGAACCAAACCTAGTATGAAACCACAATGGGGTTGGACTGCACCTTTGGCCTTCCTAGTTTTTCAGGGTGGACTGGCAGTGGTAGCTCATGAACTGGCAGCTCATGAGGCGATCGCGGCTGAACCGACCAGCGTCTTAGTGGCGCAGGAATTTAATTTTGAGGCACCTCCACCTCCGCCATCTAGCCAATTTCCTGCGGTGATTGTGCCGCGTGACCCTACCCTGCCCACTTTGGAGCCTGCTCCTGCTCCTTTCCCAAATAGCCCAGCTCCAGTTTCAGCACCTCCCACCCGAGCATTGCCCTCGCAAACTTATTTGGTTTACGTCAATGGCAATAGCCCTTTGATATTGGAGCAAGTGAGACGAGTGGAGCCAGAGGCGTTCCGCAAGGAATATCGGGGTCGTACTGTGATTCAAGTCGGGCAATTTATCGATCAATCCAATGCCAGACGACGAGCCGAAGCCTTGCAAGATCAAGGAATTCGAGCAGAGGTCGCGCAAGTTTCTGGCTCTGGCAGCGGCACAGCCCCAGACAACCCAAAGGGTTACTATGTGGTGATTCCTGCTGGCAGTGGAGCGCTTGCTGCTGTTCAAGCCCAAGTAAAACGACTAGCAGGTGATTTAAGGGTGAGCGTGATCTCGCGCGATCAGCCACGAGGCAACCATATTGCCGTTGGCCCTTTCACCAATTGGAATGCTGCCAATTCTTGGAACCGCTATGTCAACGATTTCGGCCTTACTAATGCACGGGTCTATTACGGGCGCTAATCCTAAACTGGCGATCGCTTGAATGGGGTTGATATGGGTGAGGGAATAGCACTGTGGCTCAGGGACAAAACAGGCTAGAGCAAATTCAGCAGTTTGTTGTGACTGCCGAGCAAATGCGGGCGATCGAGGGACGGGCCTTTGCGGCTGGGTTGCCTGTAGCTGCACTGATGGAAAAAGTGGCTGGCTTGATCACGCGACGGGTGCAAACACTCTATCCACTTCCGACTCATCAGAAAGTTGGGTTGCTGGTTGGGCCAGGACATAACGGTGGTGATGCCTTGGTAGTGGCGCGTGAGTTGCACTTACAGGGATACGAAGTTCTTCTTTATCGCCCATTTTCTAAGCTCAAAGAATTAACTCAGCAGCACGCCCAGTACGCCGGAAGTTTGGGGATTCCCTCGGTAGAGCAGATTGAAGCGCTGCAATCTTGTGATTGGTTGATTGATGGCC
This region of Trichocoleus desertorum NBK24 genomic DNA includes:
- a CDS encoding SPOR domain-containing protein, with protein sequence MKPQWGWTAPLAFLVFQGGLAVVAHELAAHEAIAAEPTSVLVAQEFNFEAPPPPPSSQFPAVIVPRDPTLPTLEPAPAPFPNSPAPVSAPPTRALPSQTYLVYVNGNSPLILEQVRRVEPEAFRKEYRGRTVIQVGQFIDQSNARRRAEALQDQGIRAEVAQVSGSGSGTAPDNPKGYYVVIPAGSGALAAVQAQVKRLAGDLRVSVISRDQPRGNHIAVGPFTNWNAANSWNRYVNDFGLTNARVYYGR
- the sat gene encoding sulfate adenylyltransferase, which codes for MSHHSDGIAPHGGHLINRIVTPEQKQTFLEKADSLPRVQLDERATSDLELIAIGGFSPLTGFMEQADYINVVENMRLANGLPWSIPITLSVTEEVAAPLQEGSLVRLDNPQGQFIGVLELTQKYTYDKAHEAINVYRTDDEKHPGVKVVYNQGPVNLAGPVWLLQRESHPLFPQYQIDPAASRAMFKEKGWKTIVGFQTRNPIHRAHEYIQKCAMETVDGLFLHPLVGATKEDDIAADVRMRCYEIILEHYYPQDRVILAINPAAMRYAGPREAIFHALLRKNYGCTHFIVGRDHAGVGDYYGTYDAQHIFDEFEPDELGITPMKFEHAFYCTRTQGMATTKTSPSSPAERVHLSGTKVREMLRRGELPPPEFSRPEVAAELARAMRVPVEA
- the mnmA gene encoding tRNA 2-thiouridine(34) synthase MnmA produces the protein MLRQYLQSMNKVVVGLSGGVDSSVTAAILHQQGYEVVGMTLWLMKGKGQCCSEGMVDAARICEQLEIPHHIVDIRDTFQTYIIDYLVSGYSAGITPLPCSQCNKAVKFGPMLQYARENFGIDRIATGHYARITVDETTGRYQLRRAVDRSKDQTYFLYDLSQEILAGVLFPLGEHPKTETRRLAAELGLYTAEKPESQDLCLIEAHGSMQKFLDQYITPQKGDIVDQAGQVLGQHEGVHHYTIGQRKGLGIAAAHPLYVIGLDAGRNRVIVGERTEAQNPECTVHRVNWVAIAAPTAPIRAEVQIRYRSPAVPVTVIPLETQDGSDRVKLVFDDPQFSITPGQAAVWYDGEVLLGGGIIEPLETANS